From the genome of Candidatus Binatia bacterium:
CGTCGAGCAGCACCTCTTCGGCGTGCGCGTAAAAGAAGCGCGCGTCGAAACGGCGCGGGCGATGCGGCGGCGTGATCGCGCGCGCGACGAGCGCGAAACGCGAAAGATCGGGGGCGGCGCCGTGCACCGCGTACTGCTGCCAGGCGGCGGGGACGCGGCCTGCCAGCGTGCCGGCCTGTCCGACGACGAGGCCCGTCTCCTCGAACGTCTCGCGCACGGCCGCCAGAGCAAACGCGCGCGGCCGGCGCCGGACTGTAGGCCCTGCCAGCCGCTGCGCGACTTCGTCGCTCAGCTCGGTTGCCGCCGGCGCGCGCACGTCGGACGGATCGACGCGGCCGCCGGGAAAGACCCACTTGTCGGGCATGAACACATGACCGCGCGAGCGCTGGCCCATCAGGATTCGGGGAGCGGGGCCGTCGCGACGCACGAGGATCAGCGTCGCGGCGTCGCGGGGACGGGTCGCCGGACCAGGGCGCTGGACGGGCGGAGGATCGAACCGGGAATCAGGCATCGGCGTTCACGGGAAAGAGTCGCGCAGGCCGACATCGAGCCTCGACGGCCGGGCAGAAGCAACTGACGCCGCTGTCGGTTGTCGCGACGGCCGCACCAACGATTG
Proteins encoded in this window:
- a CDS encoding NUDIX domain-containing protein — its product is MPDSRFDPPPVQRPGPATRPRDAATLILVRRDGPAPRILMGQRSRGHVFMPDKWVFPGGRVDPSDVRAPAATELSDEVAQRLAGPTVRRRPRAFALAAVRETFEETGLVVGQAGTLAGRVPAAWQQYAVHGAAPDLSRFALVARAITPPHRPRRFDARFFYAHAEEVLLDDRPHASGEELLHVEWFTLDEIEELDLPSVTRFVIGEVRRRLGGEVGELPFLRWQRKAAD